Proteins from a genomic interval of Mesobacillus sp. S13:
- a CDS encoding LysM peptidoglycan-binding domain-containing protein has protein sequence MKKQLLTVAATAGILFTSFNGSASAHDKLHTVQSGDSLWKLSNIYNVAINDIQKWNNLSSTTIYVNQKLSVLAPHSHSSDSNTSVSASDSTYIVKSGDTLWGISKSYGMSISGLKSLNGLNSDVIYPGQKLKVSGSAATTASSPTVNTSSTYTVRSGDNLSTIAARHNLSLSQLMSINNLNSHLIYPGQVLKLTGSSTTPVATNVSTATTPVMATYGSTSKVNSLIGEAKKYMGVPYVWAGSTPAGFDCSGYLNYVYNNVGISIPRTVETIWNATKPVSSPRVGDLVFFETYKAGPSHAGIYLGSGKFIHAGSSRGVEISDMNNSYWKPRYLGAKTTF, from the coding sequence ATGAAAAAACAGCTTTTAACGGTGGCTGCAACAGCCGGGATTTTATTTACATCATTCAATGGATCAGCAAGTGCACATGATAAATTACACACAGTCCAGTCCGGAGATTCTTTATGGAAGCTTTCAAATATATACAATGTCGCTATAAATGATATTCAAAAGTGGAATAATCTTTCAAGCACAACCATCTATGTAAATCAAAAACTATCAGTCTTAGCGCCGCATAGTCATTCATCTGATTCAAATACTTCCGTCAGCGCATCTGATTCTACGTATATCGTAAAGTCAGGCGATACGTTATGGGGAATATCAAAGTCGTACGGAATGTCCATAAGTGGACTTAAATCCTTAAACGGATTAAACTCTGATGTCATCTACCCTGGGCAAAAATTGAAAGTTTCAGGATCTGCTGCAACAACAGCCAGTTCTCCAACTGTAAATACGTCCAGCACATACACAGTCCGTAGCGGTGACAATTTGTCAACGATTGCTGCTCGCCATAATTTATCGCTATCACAATTAATGTCAATCAATAATCTGAACTCTCATCTGATCTATCCTGGTCAAGTATTGAAGCTAACCGGTTCATCTACAACACCAGTTGCGACTAATGTGTCAACAGCCACTACACCTGTAATGGCAACCTATGGTTCTACTTCTAAGGTGAATTCATTGATCGGTGAGGCCAAAAAGTATATGGGAGTACCATATGTTTGGGCTGGCAGCACACCTGCAGGCTTTGATTGTTCGGGTTATTTAAATTACGTATATAATAATGTCGGCATTTCGATTCCTAGAACAGTAGAAACCATTTGGAATGCAACAAAACCTGTTTCATCTCCACGAGTAGGAGACCTTGTATTTTTTGAAACATATAAAGCAGGCCCTTCTCATGCTGGTATCTATCTAGGCAGCGGTAAGTTCATTCATGCTGGTTCTTCAAGAGGTGTGGAAATCAGTGACATGAATAACTCTTATTGGAAGCCGCGTTATCTGGGTGCAAAAACAACATTTTAA
- a CDS encoding DUF421 domain-containing protein → MNEWTHIIISSVLFVVTLFAITKIGGKKQLSELSFFEYVSGITIGSIAGEVIMGLDGNLFHGVLAIVIFGSFTYLHDLIGIKSKKFRDLFEGKATVIIKDGKVMEENLKKEKYTIDELNSLLRQKNVFKTADVEFAVLEPKGDLSVLLKKELLPLTPNDLDMPVAPEKETYTVIMDGNVFNDQLAYAGKNKAWLDIELANLGVTLDNVFLGQVDSYGSLYIDTYDDQVQVPSPKPRKLLLAMLKKCQADLELFALETESSKAQDMYRKNAKKLEEAIRKVKQYLKE, encoded by the coding sequence ATGAATGAATGGACGCATATTATTATTTCGTCTGTGTTGTTTGTAGTGACTTTATTTGCCATTACGAAAATAGGCGGGAAGAAGCAACTGTCGGAGCTGTCTTTTTTTGAATATGTATCGGGTATTACGATAGGAAGTATTGCCGGCGAAGTGATTATGGGTCTGGATGGAAATTTATTTCATGGAGTATTGGCTATTGTAATATTTGGGTCCTTCACATATTTGCATGACCTCATTGGAATTAAAAGCAAGAAGTTCAGAGATTTATTTGAGGGAAAGGCAACCGTGATTATAAAAGATGGAAAAGTGATGGAAGAGAACCTGAAAAAAGAAAAATATACAATCGATGAATTGAATTCTTTGTTAAGGCAGAAGAATGTCTTCAAAACTGCAGACGTTGAGTTTGCTGTATTAGAGCCAAAAGGTGATTTGAGTGTATTATTAAAAAAGGAACTCCTTCCGTTAACTCCAAATGATTTAGATATGCCGGTAGCACCAGAAAAAGAAACGTATACGGTCATAATGGATGGAAATGTATTCAATGATCAATTGGCTTATGCTGGTAAAAACAAAGCGTGGCTAGACATTGAACTGGCTAATTTAGGAGTGACGCTTGATAATGTCTTTTTAGGTCAAGTCGATTCTTATGGCAGTCTATATATTGATACATACGATGACCAGGTTCAAGTACCGTCACCTAAACCAAGGAAGCTATTGCTGGCCATGCTGAAAAAATGTCAGGCAGACCTTGAATTATTTGCTCTCGAAACAGAGTCTTCTAAAGCTCAGGATATGTATAGAAAAAACGCGAAAAAATTGGAAGAAGCAATTCGAAAAGTAAAACAGTACCTTAAAGAGTAA